TGCTGAATGCACGGCTATAGCTGAAATCGGAAAGGAAAGGAATATTAAGGCCGGTACTATCCTCGGGACAGAGGGAGAAAAAGCTGAAGAGTTTTACCTGGTTGTCGATGGACAGTTGGAAATTTCTACGAATGCGGCTCTAGTCGAGCATATGCCAGTGACTATCGCATCAGTTGGCCCTGGTCAGATTTCGGGATGGTCCTCCATGTACAAAGATGGTAAACTCACGGCTACCATAAAAGCCACCAAGGATTCCAAGCTTTTCGTATGGAACGCCCTTCAACTACACGAATTTCTGATTCGGAATTGCGGTATGGGCTATCGAATATTACAGGAGATTCTTTCAGTGGTTGCAAAACGTCTTGTCAATACAAGAGTGTCTCTGATGAGCTGCGTAATGGAAAATAAGTAGCTGTTTTGCAACAATACCAATAATTTACCAAAACAATCAATATCAATCAAATTTAATTTATAACAAAGCTGTATCTAAGTGTTGACAAAATTAACAGCCTTTGTAGACTTTTCGCATGATTTGGATTGAAGAGCTCAAAAACCACCTAGGGGAGGAAGTAGCCCTCAAAGGATGGGTTTACAACCGAAGGGACTCAGGTAAAATAAGATTTGTAATTCTGCGAGACGGAACTGGATTGCTCCAATGTGTCTTTGTTGCTTCACAATTAGACGAAGCTACATTCAATCAGGCTGATATACTTAATCAGGAAGCTACTGTTGAGATTACAGGTGCAGTAAGGGAAGAAAAACG
This genomic interval from bacterium contains the following:
- a CDS encoding cyclic nucleotide-binding domain-containing protein — its product is AECTAIAEIGKERNIKAGTILGTEGEKAEEFYLVVDGQLEISTNAALVEHMPVTIASVGPGQISGWSSMYKDGKLTATIKATKDSKLFVWNALQLHEFLIRNCGMGYRILQEILSVVAKRLVNTRVSLMSCVMENK